GTCCGCTTGGAGATGACCACCAGATGCGGGAGGATACCATGAAGCACACAGGCGATGCTGACGTTGGGCACAGCGCCATGCTGTCGAATTTTGAGGCGTTGCAGAAAACTGCGCGCGGGTTTGTGGATCAGGGTGTCGTGCCTGGTGTGGCGCTGGCATGGCAAAAGGACGATGGTCCGATCCAGTATCATGCATACGGTCATCTGGGTTTCGGATCGCCTGTGGCGGTAAATGAACGCTCTTTGTTTCGAATTTTCTCGATGACCAAGCCCATCACCGGTATCGCCGCGATGATGCTGGTTGAAGCAGGTTCTCTCAGCCTCGATCAACCGTTGTCTGACATACTTCCCGCATTTCGCGATATGGAAGTTGTCGTCGACGGCGATGGCATGCGAACCCGGCGAGCGTCCGGCCCGATCACCATTCGTCACCTTCTCACACATACTGCGGGCTTCGGATCGGCAGGAATGACGCTGGGCGGTCTATATGTGAAGAATGGCATTGCGCCTGGTGTGCGGGAACGCGTGCCCGGACCGGGGGAACTGGCGACGCCGAAAACGCTGGCGGAATTGGGCGCGCGTGTAGCCGGCCTGCCGCTGGCTGCAGATCCGGGTACGCGGTTTGATTACAGCATATCTCTGGACATCCTTGGTCTCGTTATTGAGACAGTTTCGGGAATGCCATTCGACCGGTTCCTTCAACAGCGTCTGTTCGAGCCGTTGGGCATGATTGATACAGGCTTTGCTGTGGATGCCTCCCGGATTGATCGTTTCGCGGACCTGCCGGAGCAAAAAGGCCTGCTCTGGACCCTTGCGGACGATCCGCGTCACAGCCGCTATTCCATGCCATACTTTCCATCCGGTGGCGGGGGGCTTGTTTCGACAGCGCAGGATTACGCGCGTTTCGCGGCAATGATTCTGAATGACGGCGTATGGGCTGGTCAGCCGCTATTGAAACCTGAGATCATCCATATCGCACGTTCCAATCTTTTACCCGAAGGCATCGATCGCGTTGATCTCCCCCTTGGGCAAACGCTCGCGGGGATTGGTTTCGGGGCAGGCATGTCCGTGCAACTATCGCCGGGCCGTAGAACAGAGGGGATGTTTGCCTGGCCCGGTGAAGTGCCGGTTGGTGTTGTCGGCTGGCCGGGTGCAGCCGGGACGGCATGTTGGATCGATCCTGATCGCCGTTTCTTCCTCGTATTGATGACGCAATATTGGCCATCATGGCTCAATGCATCGATGCGACCAGATATAATTGCTGCAGCGTATAGCGATATGGCGAAAGAAAAGGTCCGTTAAGGGTTTGTGCAATGGCAAGGCCAGCCAGAAGCAACGGCCTCCAGGAAAAGGGCAGAGGAATGATTGTACGGGACGAGATCCGCACGCTGGTGGAAGGGCTGACTTTGCCGGAATGCCCGCGGTGGCATAAGGGCAACCTTTATTTTTCAGATATCACTGCAGGCCGCATTTACAGGCTTGGCGGCGAAAACAGGGCTGAATTGCTATATCAATCCGATGGCGATTTCGTCGGTGGTCTGGGGTTTCTGGATGACGATACTCTTCTGGCGGTTTTGTCTAAGCAACGGCGTATCGTCCGGATTGCTGACGGGAAGGCGCAACCTTATGCGGCCCTGAGCGACCTCTGCCCGTTCGTGCTGAACGATATGGTCGTCAGCCGGAACCATGCCTACATCAGTCAGCCGGGGTTTGATATTTGGGCCGACCATCCCGACGGCATGCCTCCAGCGACAGAACTGCTGCACGTCGATCCGACAAGATCGAGCACTCTTGCGGCCACGGAAATGATGTCACCGAACGGTATGGCAATCAGTTCTGACGGCCGTGTGTTGTATGTGGCGGAAAGTACCGCTTTACGCATCACGTGCTACGATATCGATCCTGCGACCGGAGCATTGTCGAACCGGCGACTGTTCGCACAATTGCCCGATGGCGGCTTCCCCGATGGCATTTGTCTGGATGATCACGGTGGCGTGTGGGCAGCTGTTCCCGTCGCCGTTTCCGGAACATCCTTTGGTGGCGGGCCAGGGGTCATCCGCATGATTGAAGGTGGCGAAGTCACGCACCTTGTGCGGGTGGGATCGGGTCGCCGGGCGCTTGCCTGTGCATTTGGCGGCAATCAGCGCGACATTCTTTATGTTTGTACTGTCCCGGATTTTGAGGTGGCTTCAGCAGAATCCGATAGTCAGGGCAAACTGGAATGCATCGAAGTAGAGTTCAAAGGGCAAGGGGTTCCTTGAGAGCCAAGCAGAATGCCCTGGGCAGGGGCAAGAAAGTGAGAGCGGGGAAAAGTTAGCGGGTGGCTCCTCAGATTAGGTGGTCTGAACACTTCGTTTGGGGCCAATTTAGGGGTGAACTGGTGGAGCGCATGAGGTGGATCAAACTCTCACGTTTTTTCCGAGTTCGTGACCAACATCCTTTCGGCCATAGATCTCTAAAAGCCGCAGAGATTCTGAAATCTTTCGATATTCGTTACTTGTGATGCTGCCTCATGTATAAAAGGCTGGCGCAGTTACCCATAAGGAAACCGCTTCATCGGCTTGTATCGGGTGGCTCTCGAAGTTTGTCGATCGTCAGTTCCTCAGCGGTCACTTCCAATTTCATTGATTTATTCCCCACGAGTTTTCGCAACCGGTCAATAGGCCCGTTTGCGGGATGACGCCTGAAGCAGGGAGGGCGCGCCTTGCCACACGGAGAACAGTTGGCATTGGGCTGGCCGCGCTATCGGCGATCATTCCGTGAACTTTTCTCCATCATGGGAGCAAAGGCTTTGGTTAATCGTTTCCTTGTCAACGTATATTCAAGGAGTTGTGTCATGCTTTTGGCAATTGCGATTGCGCTTGTCGTGCTGTGGGCTTTGGGATTCATAGTATTCCATGTGAGTGCCGCAGCTATTCATCTGCTCATATTTGCTGCGGTTGTCCTTTTGATTGTCCACTTTGTCAGAGGCGCTCGAGCAATATAGGGCGCTTGACGTTTTGGCGGCCCCGGTTCCTGTTTGACAAGGAACCGGGGCCGCGCGTTCCGCCGGGTGCATCTGGTTAACGACCCGTGGCGACTGTTCGCAGCGGAACACGCACGCGTGTCAGTTCCGTGATGACTGCTGTGTCGAGATGGCTGCGGCGGATCGTTGCGCCATTCCCGTCAACGATTGCGGCCACAGTCTTCGCAATCATCACCTTGTTGCCTGCGGATTGTCTGACGGTGCCGTTCAATGCGATTGTCATCGCGCGTGTCTTGCCGATGAACCGGGGGCTTACGATCAAGTGGCTTTTCGATCATGCCATCTCTCCAGAATATCTGGAAACGTGGGTAATTACAGAGAGTTCCGTGAATTTTTTGTAATGTGAGAGAGTGGCAATGCGGCGCTTCCGTAAAGGACGAAGTCACCAGTTCGGAAGCCGGATATTGATCCATGCGGCCCGGTTTGCGCGATGTCCCGCCCAGGACTGGACGGTGTTCGTGCTGTCTCTTCAGCGAACGATAGACCCTGCTTGCATGACAATTTTCAATACTGGGCGTGGCAGTTGCGGGAAGCAACAGCCTACAATGTTCCCCGCATGATCTCATACCCCTCACGGAAGGCCAGCGTTGTCCCTTCGACAAGACCGGTCCATTCGCCACTATCCAACGGAACACTGGCAATCAGAACTTGCGATCCATGACTGTGCTTTTTCAGTGAAGCGCCTTTCACCTCCCAGAGCATTTCCTCGCGCGGGATCTGACGCATATGGAGGCCGGGGCTTCGCGATGGTCCGAGCGCCCCATAGGCATATTCATATTGGCGTTTATCGGAATGGATAAACAAGGTTTCCCCTTGGGCATATAGTACGTTGCTATCCCCCATTGGTCTGATTTCATGGCAAAATTCTGTGAATATCTCAAATCGATCCGCTAGTGTTGCCGTATCGTTCAGCTTCGCGAATTGGCTGAGAAGAACCATGAATGCCAGTTCGGAATCCGTTTCACCCACGCATTCCCCAGCCTGTGGCGATCCGGCATAGCGAACTTTCAATTCCGCCAGATCACCATTGTGCGCGAAGCTGTGAGTCTGCCCGTGAATCCTGCGCTGGAAAGGATGCGTGTTGGCCAGCGATGGGGTTCCTACAGTAGCCCGGCGGACATGTGCGACGACCAGACGCGATAGGGGCGGTTGCGATGCAACCATCTTTTCCAGCGCACTTGTGGAACCGGCGCTGGGTTCCTTGAACAGATAGGCATCCCGGGGTTGTGCGAACACAATCCCCCATCCGTCACGATTGGCAAAGCGCTGGCCGCCGTGGGTCGCAAATTCGGCAAGCGCGTAGCGCAGCCTGACTGGGTGTTCGCTCGACATCGCAAAGAGTTCACACATGACGGTTTCCTGCCTTTGCATGTGGGGTGAGCAGGGCATCCAGATGACGGGAACCAGACATCGTGGACGGTGCCAGGGTGGGGTATCGTTGGCCACCCGCCCATGCGAGATGAACCTGTTTTACCCGGTCAAACCGTCTGACAGTCATCGCAATAGGCTGGCCGTCCGTTTGGGCCTGATCGATCGCATCCTGCAGTGCAGCGGTGGAATAGGCACGATTGCCAACTGCCAGAATCTCGATGCCGCTGACTAACCCGGCGCGAAATGCTGGCCCATCCCACACGACATCGATGATTTTCGCCCCGATCCCCACCGTCATCCCCAACGAGTAGGTGAAATTGAAATACTGGTGGTACAGTTGATCATGGGAAAGCCAGTCCGTTGGCGCATGTTGCCAGACGAGTTCGTAACCGCCCAGGGTGATACCCCGGTACGGCGCCTTGGGGGCTATATTGTCGATCCGTTCGGCCAGATGCGCATCCCACGGATATGGTAAAATGGCATGCAAGGCATCGATAACGTCAGCCCGCACATAAGGTACTGGCGGGGGATAGAGTTCACCGCCTTCGGGAGGAGAGAAAAACCGGCGACAGAAATCATCGAGAGACGATGTTCCCGCCGTTCCGTCGCGCAGCATGGCGTCGATTTCCAGCCAGACTAGCGCTCCCTCACCGTAGTAATCTTCGGATCTCTGCCAACTGATCCACGGTTTGGGCTGGCGACCGCTTATTATCGGGTCCATTTCGGTGTCGCTCAAGGGGCGCCATTGACGACCCGGTCGACTGTTATAGGTCGCGAAAACCAACGCCAGCGCCTCGCGCACGTGGGCTTGTGAAATAAGCCCGGAACGGGCTGCCAGCACATAGCCGTAAAACTGCGTCAAGCCTTCGTAAACCCACATGAGTTCGTCGGTCATGAACGAAAAATCGTTCTGTAGATTGCCCTGCGGTACGCGATACTTGCCGATCCAGGCGTGCACATATTCGTGCGGTAGGAGATCGTGTTCGGTCGTTGTGATATCCCAGTTCGAAAAGTATGTCGCGCTGACGCCGCATTCCGAACTGGCACGATGTTCGAGGCCCATTGGGCTGACCTGATCTGACAACGACACGAGAAAATCATAGCGGGCGAAGGGGCGATGCCCGAACACGGCATCGGCTTCATGAACCAGTTGTCGATGGGCTTCGAGCACGCTCGCATCCTGCGGCAACTGATCGGATCGGTCCGCGGCGATATTCAGTGTTACCGCCGCATCGAGTTTTTCTGTGTGCGCGTGGCGTCCTGCCATCACCGGAGAGTCGAGCAGGCGGCGTACATTGACGGGCGCAAAGGCAATCTCACCGTCGTGGTCCTGCACGGCATCCAGCGCCGTCGCCCAAACCCAATCCTGCGGCAAACGCAGCGTCGGCCGAACGAACAGGTGATCAACGCTGACGCCCGCAGGATAGAGGCACACGGCCTCCCAATCGAGCCGCAGTATATCGTCACTGACAACGACTCTGCCCTGCCAGGCCTCTGTGGGTGTCACGCTCTGAAAACCGGCGCGGAGCACCTGGGCATCGTGGGGGGCATCGATGTGCAACCTATAAGGATCACGCGGATCACG
This genomic window from Caenibius tardaugens NBRC 16725 contains:
- a CDS encoding serine hydrolase domain-containing protein, with translation MLSNFEALQKTARGFVDQGVVPGVALAWQKDDGPIQYHAYGHLGFGSPVAVNERSLFRIFSMTKPITGIAAMMLVEAGSLSLDQPLSDILPAFRDMEVVVDGDGMRTRRASGPITIRHLLTHTAGFGSAGMTLGGLYVKNGIAPGVRERVPGPGELATPKTLAELGARVAGLPLAADPGTRFDYSISLDILGLVIETVSGMPFDRFLQQRLFEPLGMIDTGFAVDASRIDRFADLPEQKGLLWTLADDPRHSRYSMPYFPSGGGGLVSTAQDYARFAAMILNDGVWAGQPLLKPEIIHIARSNLLPEGIDRVDLPLGQTLAGIGFGAGMSVQLSPGRRTEGMFAWPGEVPVGVVGWPGAAGTACWIDPDRRFFLVLMTQYWPSWLNASMRPDIIAAAYSDMAKEKVR
- a CDS encoding SMP-30/gluconolactonase/LRE family protein, whose translation is MIVRDEIRTLVEGLTLPECPRWHKGNLYFSDITAGRIYRLGGENRAELLYQSDGDFVGGLGFLDDDTLLAVLSKQRRIVRIADGKAQPYAALSDLCPFVLNDMVVSRNHAYISQPGFDIWADHPDGMPPATELLHVDPTRSSTLAATEMMSPNGMAISSDGRVLYVAESTALRITCYDIDPATGALSNRRLFAQLPDGGFPDGICLDDHGGVWAAVPVAVSGTSFGGGPGVIRMIEGGEVTHLVRVGSGRRALACAFGGNQRDILYVCTVPDFEVASAESDSQGKLECIEVEFKGQGVP
- a CDS encoding lmo0937 family membrane protein, with product MLLAIAIALVVLWALGFIVFHVSAAAIHLLIFAAVVLLIVHFVRGARAI
- a CDS encoding class II glutamine amidotransferase; amino-acid sequence: MCELFAMSSEHPVRLRYALAEFATHGGQRFANRDGWGIVFAQPRDAYLFKEPSAGSTSALEKMVASQPPLSRLVVAHVRRATVGTPSLANTHPFQRRIHGQTHSFAHNGDLAELKVRYAGSPQAGECVGETDSELAFMVLLSQFAKLNDTATLADRFEIFTEFCHEIRPMGDSNVLYAQGETLFIHSDKRQYEYAYGALGPSRSPGLHMRQIPREEMLWEVKGASLKKHSHGSQVLIASVPLDSGEWTGLVEGTTLAFREGYEIMRGTL
- a CDS encoding M61 family metallopeptidase — encoded protein: MREMAAIHLDVDASDTDHGIFRVVQTFHLQDVTPLTLTLAKWLPAYHAPHGAMDCLAGFAFTADGQPCRWSRDPRDPYRLHIDAPHDAQVLRAGFQSVTPTEAWQGRVVVSDDILRLDWEAVCLYPAGVSVDHLFVRPTLRLPQDWVWATALDAVQDHDGEIAFAPVNVRRLLDSPVMAGRHAHTEKLDAAVTLNIAADRSDQLPQDASVLEAHRQLVHEADAVFGHRPFARYDFLVSLSDQVSPMGLEHRASSECGVSATYFSNWDITTTEHDLLPHEYVHAWIGKYRVPQGNLQNDFSFMTDELMWVYEGLTQFYGYVLAARSGLISQAHVREALALVFATYNSRPGRQWRPLSDTEMDPIISGRQPKPWISWQRSEDYYGEGALVWLEIDAMLRDGTAGTSSLDDFCRRFFSPPEGGELYPPPVPYVRADVIDALHAILPYPWDAHLAERIDNIAPKAPYRGITLGGYELVWQHAPTDWLSHDQLYHQYFNFTYSLGMTVGIGAKIIDVVWDGPAFRAGLVSGIEILAVGNRAYSTAALQDAIDQAQTDGQPIAMTVRRFDRVKQVHLAWAGGQRYPTLAPSTMSGSRHLDALLTPHAKAGNRHV